The Niastella koreensis GR20-10 genome includes a window with the following:
- a CDS encoding MerC domain-containing protein — MNFRVNWDAMGVAASLACAIHCAILPLLITSLPVLGINIIENVAFEYFMIFLAFAIGVYSLRHGYKKHHHNSLPIIIFSIGFTGLIAKQIWHQYQLWILPVAVLLIVTAHLINFRACRVHNHAHEDDCDH; from the coding sequence ATGAATTTTAGAGTAAACTGGGATGCGATGGGTGTGGCGGCTTCTCTTGCCTGCGCCATCCATTGTGCAATTTTACCCCTGCTGATAACCAGTTTGCCTGTTTTAGGCATAAATATCATTGAAAATGTGGCGTTTGAGTATTTTATGATCTTCCTGGCTTTTGCCATTGGAGTATATTCTTTGCGTCATGGTTATAAAAAACACCATCACAACAGCTTGCCCATCATCATCTTCTCTATTGGCTTTACCGGCTTGATTGCCAAGCAAATATGGCATCAATACCAGCTGTGGATCCTGCCAGTAGCTGTTTTACTGATCGTAACTGCCCATTTAATAAACTTCAGGGCCTGCCGGGTTCATAATCACGCCCATGAAGATGACTGCGATCATTAA
- the pnuC gene encoding nicotinamide riboside transporter PnuC, producing the protein MTYDEIIKQFVEGMRNTTLLEYIAVFAGIASVFFSRVENIWVYPVGLISTIIYIFLSTEGHLFGEASVNLYYTIMSIYGWVLWLKKDKQEHYVVTVQFSTRREWVQQLLFCAFFYIAIFSALTWLKTAFYAATIPWADALASSTAFTGMWLMAKKKVESWFWWIVTNIASIPLYFVKHYVFTSVFYLILFVMAVFGLLEWMKRARNLQANTQA; encoded by the coding sequence ATGACGTACGATGAAATCATAAAGCAATTTGTGGAGGGCATGCGTAACACCACATTGCTTGAATATATTGCGGTTTTTGCGGGCATTGCAAGTGTATTTTTTTCAAGAGTGGAGAACATTTGGGTATACCCCGTTGGTCTTATAAGTACAATAATTTATATATTTCTGAGTACCGAAGGCCACCTTTTCGGTGAAGCAAGCGTAAACCTCTATTATACCATCATGAGCATTTACGGCTGGGTACTTTGGTTGAAAAAAGACAAACAGGAACATTACGTAGTAACCGTGCAATTTTCTACCCGGCGGGAATGGGTGCAGCAATTGTTATTCTGCGCGTTCTTTTATATCGCCATCTTCAGTGCCTTGACCTGGTTAAAAACCGCCTTTTATGCTGCCACCATACCCTGGGCAGACGCTCTTGCTTCTTCCACCGCTTTTACCGGTATGTGGCTGATGGCCAAAAAGAAAGTAGAAAGCTGGTTCTGGTGGATAGTAACCAACATTGCCTCCATACCATTATACTTTGTAAAGCATTATGTGTTCACCAGCGTATTTTACCTTATCCTGTTTGTAATGGCCGTTTTTGGTTTGCTGGAATGGATGAAACGAGCCCGGAATTTGCAAGCTAATACACAAGCATGA
- a CDS encoding SCO family protein, translated as MRRKVIFYVGFFVVLCIAFYVALTQVIPGFGDVKLPIVNRVQPFSFTNQDGQQVNQQSVEGKVYVAEYFFTTCPSICPMLNTNMKKIYEAYKDEPGFMILSHTVDPDNDNVARLKWYADSMKVNTKQWEFLTGRKDSLYKTARNSYLLDDPQNNLQNINEQFLHTQFFALVDRSGKVRKIYDGLKKDEIEELKKDIKRLLKEHNPGDRFSNNMFGS; from the coding sequence ATGCGCCGGAAAGTGATCTTTTATGTTGGCTTTTTTGTGGTATTGTGTATTGCCTTTTATGTGGCATTAACCCAGGTTATACCGGGTTTTGGAGATGTAAAGCTACCGATCGTAAACAGGGTTCAACCCTTTAGTTTTACCAATCAGGACGGGCAACAAGTAAATCAACAGAGTGTGGAAGGCAAGGTATATGTGGCCGAATACTTTTTTACCACCTGTCCCAGCATTTGCCCCATGCTGAACACCAATATGAAGAAGATCTATGAAGCCTATAAGGATGAGCCGGGGTTCATGATCCTGTCGCACACCGTTGACCCCGATAACGATAATGTGGCCCGGTTAAAATGGTATGCCGACTCTATGAAGGTAAATACCAAACAATGGGAGTTTTTAACCGGCAGAAAAGACAGTCTGTATAAAACAGCCCGGAACAGCTACCTGCTCGATGATCCCCAGAACAACCTGCAGAACATAAACGAGCAGTTTTTGCATACCCAGTTTTTTGCCTTGGTTGACAGAAGCGGGAAGGTTCGTAAAATTTACGATGGCCTGAAAAAAGACGAAATAGAAGAATTAAAGAAAGACATAAAAAGATTGTTGAAAGAACACAATCCCGGCGATCGTTTTTCAAATAATATGTTTGGCAGCTAA
- a CDS encoding SRPBCC family protein, with amino-acid sequence MTFLYILGILVVVIVLLLIIALFLPDGYFIEKSAIIKKPCGYVMDKVADFHNYIQWNPWQQKGDKSDITGLSKRPGHKYSWKGSKRGTGSLTLRDIDEHHLNFDLEFITPVKTIARDNWLFEDWGSDETKVTWQNFGALPYPLGRLKGYMFHKNLNRQFTEGIRNLKKLCER; translated from the coding sequence ATGACCTTTCTGTATATTTTGGGCATATTGGTGGTGGTGATAGTGCTCTTGCTGATCATCGCCCTGTTTTTACCAGATGGATATTTTATAGAGAAATCAGCCATCATTAAAAAGCCATGCGGGTATGTAATGGATAAGGTGGCCGACTTCCATAACTATATTCAATGGAACCCCTGGCAGCAAAAAGGCGACAAAAGCGATATTACCGGGTTATCAAAAAGACCTGGCCATAAGTATTCCTGGAAGGGAAGCAAACGCGGCACGGGCAGCCTCACCCTACGCGATATTGACGAGCACCATCTTAACTTCGATCTTGAATTTATAACCCCCGTAAAGACCATCGCCCGCGACAACTGGCTATTTGAAGACTGGGGCAGCGATGAAACAAAAGTAACCTGGCAGAATTTTGGCGCGCTGCCATACCCTCTGGGCCGTTTAAAGGGATATATGTTTCACAAAAACCTCAACCGCCAGTTTACTGAAGGTATCCGAAACCTGAAAAAGCTCTGCGAAAGATAA
- a CDS encoding ArnT family glycosyltransferase: protein MRSVLQKHHRLLFYVAWVSISVIQAANTELFDDEAYYWVYSRFMDWGYFDHPPMIAALIKAGYAIFHNELGVRFFILLFNTATLFLVQQLTCKKDDRLFYAVVLSIAVAQIGGILAVPDTPLLFFTVLYFWLYQRFLQKTNLTNAMLIGMGMACLLYSKYHGILIIVMVLLSNLKLLSNKYTYVAGAFCLVLFAPHIYWQYKHNFPSIQFHLFERNASGYQFSFTTEYILGQIAFAGPVIGWLLLWAAFMYRPVLAVERAMKYSLIGIYTAFLLSTYKGRVEANWTVAAFIPLMVLSHRYLVQHYQLQKWVYRSVAITLLLVLAGRLYLMSWFPAVLPIKQNEFHGNREWTAGIHLQAGNLPVVFVNTYQRAAKYWFYTGTPAFSLNSPDYRRNNFNLWPIEDSLIGKTVYMDLPGNNEGYRQRFQLHGWRFPQDGVQTNYYSFSRVLFSTIRCTCQQQRSIQINANVTIPQNYQALFQQPVYGATPIWLVLYIDGDVHDFINTGITVKQLIGKRLMHTIPIPPEIIKGAYTARLCIGSVIPGFPTINSTEFELSVQ, encoded by the coding sequence ATGCGAAGCGTACTGCAAAAACATCATCGACTGTTGTTTTATGTAGCGTGGGTTTCGATTAGTGTTATTCAGGCTGCTAACACAGAACTATTCGATGACGAAGCCTATTACTGGGTATACTCCCGCTTTATGGATTGGGGATATTTCGATCATCCTCCAATGATCGCAGCGTTGATAAAAGCAGGTTATGCAATTTTTCATAATGAGTTGGGCGTACGCTTTTTCATCCTGCTATTCAATACAGCTACCCTCTTTCTTGTTCAGCAACTAACTTGTAAAAAAGATGACCGCTTGTTTTATGCGGTAGTGCTGTCTATAGCTGTTGCACAAATTGGTGGCATACTCGCAGTGCCTGACACGCCTCTTCTATTTTTCACAGTGCTGTACTTTTGGTTGTACCAGCGGTTTCTACAAAAAACCAATCTTACAAACGCCATGCTAATAGGCATGGGTATGGCATGTTTGTTATACAGTAAGTATCATGGAATACTGATCATTGTGATGGTGCTGTTATCGAACCTGAAATTGCTGAGCAACAAATACACATATGTAGCAGGAGCATTTTGCCTGGTTCTGTTTGCGCCTCATATCTATTGGCAGTACAAACATAATTTTCCCTCCATACAGTTTCATTTGTTTGAAAGAAATGCCTCCGGTTACCAATTTTCTTTTACTACAGAATACATCCTGGGACAAATAGCATTTGCCGGACCAGTAATAGGCTGGCTGCTGTTGTGGGCGGCATTTATGTACCGGCCAGTATTGGCAGTGGAACGGGCCATGAAATATTCGTTGATTGGAATTTACACGGCATTCCTGCTAAGCACCTATAAAGGTAGGGTAGAAGCCAATTGGACAGTGGCTGCATTCATCCCGTTAATGGTGTTAAGTCACCGGTACCTGGTACAACATTATCAATTGCAAAAATGGGTTTATCGAAGCGTGGCTATTACGCTGTTGTTGGTGTTAGCCGGCCGGTTGTACCTTATGAGTTGGTTCCCGGCGGTTTTACCTATAAAACAAAACGAGTTTCATGGTAACCGCGAATGGACAGCCGGGATACATCTGCAAGCCGGGAATTTACCAGTGGTTTTTGTGAATACGTATCAACGTGCTGCCAAATACTGGTTCTATACCGGTACGCCGGCTTTCTCTCTGAATTCGCCAGACTATCGCCGCAATAATTTTAATTTATGGCCCATTGAAGATTCGCTGATCGGCAAAACAGTGTATATGGATTTGCCAGGTAATAATGAAGGCTATCGACAGCGTTTTCAACTCCATGGCTGGCGTTTTCCACAAGACGGTGTGCAGACAAATTATTATTCCTTTTCACGGGTGTTGTTTTCAACAATCAGGTGTACCTGTCAGCAGCAACGATCCATCCAAATAAACGCAAACGTTACAATTCCCCAAAACTATCAGGCGCTTTTTCAACAACCTGTTTACGGCGCAACACCTATTTGGCTGGTGTTATACATTGATGGCGATGTACATGACTTTATTAATACCGGTATTACTGTTAAACAGTTAATCGGCAAAAGACTTATGCATACCATTCCCATTCCCCCGGAGATCATAAAGGGAGCATATACGGCCCGCCTGTGCATAGGCTCGGTTATTCCGGGATTTCCAACCATCAACAGTACCGAGTTTGAATTGAGTGTGCAATAA
- a CDS encoding AAA family ATPase: protein MKKVVVIGPESTGKSTLCEQLAKYYKTTWVPEYAREYLTVNGMNYTFEDLLTIAQGQVALEESYIEKAKDASLLFIDTDQYVMKVWGEFVFGKCHQWTLDQITKRKYDLYLLCNIDLPWAYDVLREYPDPGPRKKLYNIYRNILLNQSVPWVEISGNYDERFQKAINAVNDLFAQ, encoded by the coding sequence ATGAAAAAGGTAGTTGTAATAGGTCCCGAATCAACAGGCAAAAGCACGCTGTGCGAGCAATTGGCCAAATATTATAAAACCACCTGGGTACCGGAGTATGCAAGGGAATACCTGACGGTAAATGGTATGAACTATACTTTCGAAGATCTGCTCACTATTGCACAGGGTCAGGTAGCGTTAGAAGAAAGCTATATCGAAAAAGCGAAGGATGCATCACTATTGTTTATTGACACAGATCAGTATGTAATGAAAGTATGGGGTGAGTTTGTATTTGGCAAATGTCACCAGTGGACACTCGATCAGATTACAAAAAGAAAATATGACTTATACCTTTTATGCAATATAGATCTGCCCTGGGCTTATGATGTATTACGTGAATATCCCGACCCCGGTCCGCGCAAGAAATTATATAATATATACAGGAATATTTTGCTCAACCAATCTGTTCCCTGGGTAGAGATCTCAGGAAATTATGATGAACGGTTCCAGAAAGCCATCAACGCCGTTAACGATTTATTTGCACAATAG
- the mtgA gene encoding monofunctional biosynthetic peptidoglycan transglycosylase, with protein MSTKLKEKARKIWRFIKWTFLFLFIFQLFYILLLKWVDPPFTLTQLGSLFSGYGLKRDYVPMKDVSSYARLSFIAAEDQLFPDHNGFDWKSINKAMEYNKKKPNRVKGASTISQQVAKNVFLWQGRSWFRKGMEVYFTFMIELLWGKNRIMEMYLNVSEMGPGIFGIEAAAQNYFKKPAKRLTRQEAAMIASCMPNPKKFTVKPLSHYVANRYPWVMRQMTFLQNDPDIQKILQ; from the coding sequence ATGTCAACTAAATTGAAAGAAAAAGCCCGGAAAATTTGGCGTTTTATAAAATGGACTTTCCTCTTTCTGTTTATATTCCAGTTATTCTATATTCTCCTCTTAAAGTGGGTTGATCCGCCATTTACCCTTACCCAGTTAGGCAGTTTGTTCAGCGGGTATGGACTGAAGCGCGACTACGTTCCCATGAAAGATGTTTCCTCTTATGCCCGGTTGTCGTTTATTGCTGCTGAAGACCAGCTGTTCCCCGATCACAATGGGTTCGACTGGAAAAGCATTAACAAGGCAATGGAGTACAATAAGAAAAAACCCAACCGCGTAAAAGGCGCTTCCACCATCAGCCAGCAGGTTGCTAAAAATGTTTTTCTTTGGCAGGGCCGCAGCTGGTTCCGCAAAGGCATGGAAGTATATTTCACCTTTATGATCGAATTGTTATGGGGTAAGAACCGCATTATGGAAATGTACCTCAACGTTTCGGAAATGGGGCCTGGCATTTTTGGCATTGAAGCGGCTGCACAGAATTATTTTAAAAAGCCCGCCAAACGGCTTACCCGCCAGGAGGCTGCCATGATCGCCTCCTGTATGCCCAATCCAAAGAAATTTACTGTTAAGCCCTTATCGCACTATGTGGCTAACCGTTATCCCTGGGTAATGCGTCAAATGACGTTTCTGCAAAACGATCCCGATATTCAAAAGATACTACAATAG
- a CDS encoding Fur family transcriptional regulator, whose amino-acid sequence MEAQIDEILKKNQLSVTGSRKRILELFLMSNGALAHGDIERKTGEKFDRVTVYRTLQTFLEKGIIHTIPTSDNSVLYALCKDDCTEGHHHDNHVHFICDKCGKTICLADVHVPQVKLPGGFLPQEYQMVVTGLCAECR is encoded by the coding sequence ATGGAAGCGCAGATAGACGAAATACTTAAGAAAAATCAATTGAGTGTAACCGGTAGCCGCAAAAGGATCCTGGAGTTGTTCCTCATGAGCAACGGAGCCCTGGCGCATGGCGATATTGAGAGGAAAACCGGGGAAAAATTCGACCGGGTTACCGTATATCGTACCCTGCAAACGTTTTTGGAAAAAGGCATTATTCACACCATCCCTACCTCCGATAATTCGGTTCTGTACGCATTGTGTAAAGACGACTGCACAGAAGGCCACCACCACGACAACCACGTTCATTTTATTTGCGACAAATGTGGTAAAACCATTTGCCTGGCCGATGTACACGTACCCCAGGTTAAATTACCAGGCGGGTTCCTGCCTCAGGAATACCAGATGGTAGTAACCGGTTTGTGTGCCGAGTGTCGCTAG
- a CDS encoding NifU family protein, translating to MIKTGSPVISIYTEMTPNPETMKFVANKLLYPGKSIDFPDLENAKPSPLATELFGFPFIRAVFIASNFVTLTKTVETDWNDVIPTIRQFLKEYLEEGKVVINEDEIATVKQESTNVVAADDDDVVKRIKELLENYVKPAVEMDGGAIQFKSYNDGIVNLMLQGSCSGCPSSMITLKAGIEGMMKRMIPEVKEVVAEAE from the coding sequence ATGATCAAAACAGGAAGCCCTGTCATTAGTATTTATACAGAAATGACGCCTAATCCGGAAACAATGAAATTTGTTGCCAACAAACTGTTGTATCCGGGTAAAAGCATTGATTTTCCGGATCTGGAAAATGCCAAACCTTCCCCTCTGGCTACAGAACTGTTCGGTTTCCCCTTTATCAGGGCCGTGTTTATTGCCAGCAACTTTGTTACCCTTACAAAAACTGTGGAAACCGATTGGAACGATGTAATTCCTACCATTCGCCAGTTTTTAAAAGAATACCTGGAAGAAGGAAAAGTGGTGATCAATGAAGATGAAATAGCTACCGTTAAACAGGAAAGCACCAATGTGGTTGCTGCCGATGATGACGATGTGGTAAAACGTATTAAAGAACTGTTGGAAAACTATGTGAAACCAGCCGTTGAAATGGATGGTGGCGCAATACAGTTTAAAAGCTACAACGACGGCATTGTTAACCTGATGTTGCAAGGTTCATGCAGTGGCTGTCCTTCATCAATGATCACACTGAAGGCAGGTATTGAAGGAATGATGAAGCGAATGATCCCCGAGGTGAAAGAAGTAGTGGCTGAAGCAGAATAA
- a CDS encoding LysE family translocator, whose amino-acid sequence MWQAIISGLTLGCILALSVGPVIFTIIKQSINNGHTGGLSFVAGVWLSDIILVVISNVFSALVATLLEEYSHVIGYLGSVFLVGVGVYYLFFKKVTLRTDAEGNAIKFRKRDIFKIMSSGFFLNTLNPSVFFFWLGTASAFSKYDLSQRLLIFAVCLALNIAADILKVMLAGKLRNKLTLHNISIINKISGIILGCFGIALFITSYYNIIKH is encoded by the coding sequence ATGTGGCAAGCCATAATAAGTGGGTTAACGCTGGGATGTATTCTTGCCCTCTCTGTAGGGCCCGTCATATTTACTATTATAAAGCAAAGTATAAACAACGGTCATACCGGAGGGTTAAGCTTTGTTGCGGGAGTATGGTTGAGTGATATTATTCTGGTAGTAATCAGTAACGTGTTCTCTGCCCTGGTAGCAACTTTGCTGGAAGAATACAGTCACGTGATCGGGTATTTGGGAAGCGTTTTCCTGGTGGGCGTGGGTGTTTATTATTTGTTCTTTAAAAAAGTGACCCTTCGTACAGATGCTGAAGGCAATGCCATCAAGTTTCGCAAGCGTGATATATTCAAGATCATGTCGAGCGGATTTTTTTTAAATACCCTTAATCCCAGTGTATTCTTCTTTTGGCTGGGAACCGCTTCTGCCTTTTCAAAATATGACCTCAGTCAACGGCTGCTGATCTTCGCCGTTTGCCTGGCCTTAAATATCGCCGCTGATATCTTAAAAGTAATGCTGGCGGGGAAATTACGCAACAAGCTTACCCTGCATAACATTTCCATAATAAATAAGATCTCAGGCATAATACTGGGCTGCTTCGGTATAGCACTTTTTATTACTTCCTATTACAATATCATCAAGCATTAA
- a CDS encoding SDR family NAD(P)-dependent oxidoreductase, whose protein sequence is MSYFTNKTVWITGASSGIGEALTYELVKQGAKVIISARRSAELKRVQEAAGSSNVYVLPLDLEASATFPAKVQEAIGAFAQIDVMIHNGGISNRGTAKDTLPAVQRKVMEIDYFSYIELTRLLLPHMLQRKSGHIVAISSVMGKIGTPLRSAYAAAKHALHGFFDCLRAEVWQDNIKVTLIMPGYIRTQVSMNAVTASGEKLNQLSKNIGGGFAPDKTAQQILKAIQKGKYEKFVGKPFSQEWMAIHMMRLFPTMAINIFKKAVPH, encoded by the coding sequence TTGAGTTATTTTACTAATAAGACCGTATGGATCACCGGCGCCTCGTCAGGAATTGGGGAAGCGCTTACCTATGAACTGGTAAAACAGGGCGCCAAAGTTATTATTTCAGCCCGCCGCTCAGCAGAACTGAAACGCGTGCAGGAAGCGGCAGGTTCATCAAATGTATATGTGCTCCCCCTGGACCTGGAAGCGTCTGCTACCTTTCCTGCCAAAGTGCAGGAAGCCATTGGTGCATTTGCGCAAATAGATGTAATGATCCATAACGGAGGTATCAGTAACCGCGGTACGGCCAAAGACACCCTACCGGCTGTACAGCGTAAGGTGATGGAGATCGATTACTTCAGCTATATAGAACTGACCAGGCTGTTATTGCCACATATGCTGCAACGTAAATCGGGCCATATAGTGGCCATCAGCAGTGTGATGGGAAAAATAGGGACGCCCCTGCGTTCGGCCTATGCGGCTGCCAAACATGCCCTGCATGGCTTTTTCGATTGTTTGCGGGCCGAGGTTTGGCAGGATAACATAAAGGTTACCCTGATTATGCCTGGCTATATCCGCACCCAGGTTTCTATGAATGCGGTTACGGCTTCGGGCGAGAAATTGAACCAGCTGAGTAAAAATATTGGCGGAGGCTTTGCTCCCGATAAAACGGCGCAGCAGATCCTGAAGGCGATACAAAAAGGGAAATATGAAAAATTTGTGGGTAAGCCTTTCTCACAGGAATGGATGGCTATTCATATGATGCGATTGTTTCCAACGATGGCCATCAATATCTTTAAAAAGGCAGTGCCGCACTAG